The following are encoded together in the Pseudoalteromonas ruthenica genome:
- a CDS encoding type II secretion system protein N, protein MSVKKAFALGSLFLLSFIIFAVALFPASIALNLAAKQLPPGLQLGPASGTIWQGQINGVRYQGQYLSKAQWQVNAWALLTGKAQVDVTLGNKRNPEELSAGGVINYGLIEKDLTVTDANARIRIEQALAQVQLPIPTQAQGRIFVDIAQYQLGQPHCQVLAGEISSPDITVKGRNGWFSIGELEGQLACKNGGISVKVDKENRLGLQVDAGLNERSQLTASGFVKPDASLPKDVHDAVQFLGNQTSDGRYRINF, encoded by the coding sequence ATGTCTGTGAAGAAAGCATTCGCTCTGGGAAGCTTATTTTTACTATCTTTTATCATCTTTGCTGTGGCTTTATTTCCCGCCTCTATCGCGCTTAATTTGGCGGCTAAGCAATTGCCGCCAGGATTACAGCTAGGGCCAGCAAGCGGTACCATCTGGCAAGGACAAATAAATGGTGTGCGCTATCAAGGTCAATACCTGAGCAAAGCGCAGTGGCAAGTGAATGCCTGGGCATTACTAACAGGTAAAGCGCAAGTGGATGTCACCTTAGGGAATAAACGTAACCCTGAAGAGCTCTCTGCGGGTGGGGTGATTAATTATGGGCTGATTGAGAAGGATTTAACGGTTACTGACGCTAATGCCCGTATTCGTATAGAGCAGGCATTGGCACAAGTACAACTGCCTATTCCCACCCAAGCGCAGGGGCGGATTTTTGTTGATATTGCCCAATATCAATTGGGTCAGCCGCACTGCCAAGTTCTCGCTGGCGAAATTAGCTCACCAGATATCACCGTGAAAGGGCGTAATGGCTGGTTCAGTATTGGTGAATTAGAAGGACAGTTAGCCTGTAAAAACGGCGGTATTAGCGTGAAAGTTGATAAAGAGAATCGCCTTGGGCTGCAAGTTGATGCGGGCCTTAACGAGCGTAGTCAACTTACAGCAAGTGGTTTTGTAAAGCCGGATGCGAGTCTACCTAAGGATGTGCATGATGCTGTACAGTTCCTTGGCAACCAAACCAGTGATGGGCGTTATAGGATCAACTTCTAA
- the gspM gene encoding type II secretion system protein GspM — protein MSALTNYWQSLKPQEQRLLLIAGAVFVVFFFVMVVYRPLNNAIEDAKQDQLKQQELLQFVQQSVVKLKAKGAVANTGGKNVTQIVNRTRGRYQIAISRMQPSGDGLRVNIDSVPFNQLLAWLDELVNNHGVSIANIELSQDQKPGHVRVSRIVLE, from the coding sequence ATGAGCGCACTCACTAATTATTGGCAGTCCTTAAAGCCGCAAGAGCAGCGCTTACTCTTAATTGCTGGTGCGGTATTTGTGGTGTTCTTCTTTGTCATGGTGGTGTATCGGCCGTTGAATAATGCCATTGAAGACGCCAAGCAAGACCAGTTAAAACAACAAGAGCTGCTGCAATTTGTGCAGCAAAGTGTGGTCAAGCTCAAAGCAAAAGGCGCCGTTGCCAACACCGGTGGCAAAAATGTGACGCAAATCGTCAACCGCACCCGGGGCCGATATCAAATTGCGATCAGCCGTATGCAGCCAAGCGGTGATGGCTTACGGGTAAACATTGATAGTGTGCCGTTCAACCAGTTGTTAGCTTGGCTTGACGAGTTGGTGAACAATCACGGCGTTAGCATCGCCAATATTGAACTGTCGCAAGACCAAAAGCCTGGGCATGTGCGCGTTAGCCGCATTGTATTGGAGTAA
- the gspJ gene encoding type II secretion system minor pseudopilin GspJ codes for MAGANGCHNASEGGFTLVEVLVALAVMVFIIGATHQILDVTTRTKEASEQTLDELSRLQNVFRMLEQDFSQITKRKVRNEAGDTQEQFLMHERYLFDSEFDGIGFVRSGWTNPGYLLPRSELQAVAYRVQEERLERLYRLYVDQLDSTEPRVQVLLEGVQELTFEFYDSKGEQPWQPQWQQEGLPKAVSIELTLKDREPIKRLFLLAGQGKEAKSGEK; via the coding sequence ATGGCCGGCGCTAATGGCTGTCACAATGCGAGCGAAGGCGGTTTTACCTTAGTCGAGGTGTTGGTCGCGTTGGCTGTGATGGTGTTTATTATCGGCGCAACCCATCAGATTTTGGATGTAACCACACGCACCAAGGAAGCGTCAGAGCAAACCTTGGATGAGCTCTCACGGCTACAAAACGTATTTCGTATGTTAGAGCAAGACTTTAGCCAGATCACTAAACGCAAAGTGCGCAACGAGGCGGGTGATACGCAAGAGCAGTTCCTGATGCACGAACGCTATTTATTCGATAGCGAGTTTGATGGTATCGGCTTTGTACGCAGCGGCTGGACAAACCCCGGCTACCTATTACCGCGCAGTGAATTGCAAGCTGTGGCATATCGGGTACAAGAGGAGCGGCTAGAGCGGCTATATCGACTCTATGTCGATCAGTTAGATAGTACAGAGCCACGTGTGCAAGTGCTGTTGGAGGGGGTGCAAGAGCTCACTTTTGAATTTTATGACAGTAAAGGAGAGCAGCCATGGCAGCCACAGTGGCAACAAGAGGGATTACCCAAAGCGGTATCTATTGAGCTGACGCTAAAAGACCGGGAGCCAATTAAACGTTTGTTTTTACTTGCAGGGCAAGGCAAGGAGGCAAAAAGTGGCGAAAAGTAA
- a CDS encoding UPF0149 family protein, with translation MTDNVQQQLQKYLDEHDHAMDFVQLQGYLFALVCAPQPIEPEQWLVDVLGEQAAKSDESVLFALMNAQQQVSDQVYSEGFNLRKVVQLRQPWQHNFANDAPILLWSQGFAIGVSYYIEPLLTAQAVDDDSREMLLQAVTVLSLFSEQQAFCAQAAQSGQSEQQFAEVLFDMMADFSLGFAELIELVAVQSGLFDDEQEWDG, from the coding sequence ATGACCGACAATGTGCAGCAACAACTGCAAAAATACTTGGATGAACATGACCACGCAATGGACTTTGTACAGCTGCAAGGCTACTTGTTTGCCCTTGTGTGCGCCCCTCAGCCTATCGAGCCAGAGCAATGGTTAGTCGATGTGTTGGGCGAGCAAGCCGCGAAGAGCGATGAGAGCGTATTATTTGCGTTAATGAATGCGCAGCAACAGGTGAGCGATCAAGTTTATAGTGAGGGGTTCAACCTGCGTAAGGTTGTGCAATTGCGTCAGCCTTGGCAGCATAACTTTGCCAATGATGCACCTATACTTCTGTGGAGCCAAGGGTTTGCGATTGGTGTTAGCTATTATATTGAGCCGTTGCTAACGGCGCAGGCGGTGGATGATGACAGTCGCGAGATGTTGCTACAAGCGGTGACCGTACTGAGTTTGTTCAGTGAGCAACAAGCATTTTGCGCACAAGCGGCACAAAGTGGGCAGAGCGAGCAACAGTTTGCCGAAGTCTTGTTCGATATGATGGCCGACTTTAGCCTCGGCTTTGCTGAGCTGATTGAGCTTGTTGCGGTGCAAAGTGGCTTATTTGATGATGAGCAAGAATGGGACGGCTAG
- the gspG gene encoding type II secretion system major pseudopilin GspG: MRKQSGFSLLEVMVVLVIIGMIMSIVAPNIMGQQEEAALDKAKLDIQQLEDALSLYKLKNKTYPTTEQGLEALVTKTSIEPVPKRFPDGGFIENLPEDPWGNPYQLIYPGEVGKIDVFSMGPDGEAGTEDDIGNWDEEER, translated from the coding sequence GTGAGAAAGCAATCTGGTTTTTCATTATTAGAAGTGATGGTAGTTCTGGTCATTATTGGCATGATCATGTCAATTGTGGCACCCAACATTATGGGGCAACAGGAAGAGGCCGCATTAGACAAAGCAAAGCTAGATATTCAACAGCTTGAAGATGCATTGAGCCTGTATAAATTAAAAAATAAAACCTACCCAACCACGGAGCAAGGTCTTGAAGCTTTGGTGACCAAAACAAGTATTGAACCGGTGCCAAAACGTTTTCCTGATGGTGGTTTCATAGAGAACTTACCAGAAGATCCATGGGGTAATCCGTATCAGCTTATTTACCCAGGAGAAGTCGGTAAGATTGACGTATTTTCAATGGGTCCGGACGGTGAAGCAGGTACTGAAGACGACATCGGTAACTGGGACGAAGAAGAGCGTTAA
- the gspF gene encoding type II secretion system inner membrane protein GspF: MAAFEYRALDGRGKEKKGLLEADTAKQIRQQLRDKGLMPVAVELAASQEKANAANKGLLGNVFKAKISTSDLALITRQLATLIQSALPVEAAVMAVAEQCEKPRLKKMLMAVRSKVVEGYTLADGLAEFPHVFDNLYRAMVSAGEKSGHLDQVLNRLADYTEQRQHMRSQITQAMVYPIILVIFAVAIVSILLGTVVPKILKTFEKSKQVLPWTTEWVMAASHFVQNYWFVCIAVFVLLTVGIKQALKKPNIRFWYDSKLLTLPGIGKVSRGLNTARFARTLSILSSSAVPLLEGMKISGHVLANEKIKAAVAEAATRVSEGASLRAALEQTKLFPPMMLHMIASGEKSGELEQMLERAADNQDREFETMVNVSLKLLEPAMIATMAIIVLFIVMAILQPIMAMNKAIGL, translated from the coding sequence GTGGCAGCATTTGAATATCGCGCGTTAGATGGGCGAGGCAAAGAAAAAAAAGGCCTTTTAGAGGCCGATACGGCAAAGCAAATACGTCAGCAATTGCGTGACAAAGGACTGATGCCTGTTGCCGTGGAATTAGCTGCTTCTCAAGAAAAGGCCAATGCTGCCAATAAAGGCTTATTAGGCAACGTATTTAAAGCGAAAATATCGACGTCAGATCTTGCCCTTATTACCCGTCAGCTTGCCACCCTTATTCAATCCGCTTTGCCAGTTGAAGCTGCGGTCATGGCCGTGGCCGAGCAATGCGAGAAGCCGCGCTTGAAGAAAATGTTGATGGCGGTACGCTCGAAAGTGGTTGAGGGGTACACCCTAGCCGATGGCCTCGCGGAGTTTCCTCACGTGTTTGATAATCTGTATCGGGCGATGGTCTCAGCAGGCGAAAAATCAGGGCATCTAGACCAGGTTTTAAACCGCTTAGCTGATTACACCGAGCAACGCCAACACATGCGCTCACAGATTACCCAGGCCATGGTATACCCTATCATTTTGGTGATTTTTGCCGTGGCCATTGTTTCTATTCTTCTTGGAACTGTGGTGCCCAAGATATTGAAAACCTTTGAAAAGTCAAAGCAAGTATTACCTTGGACCACCGAGTGGGTGATGGCTGCCAGCCACTTCGTGCAAAACTATTGGTTTGTGTGCATCGCAGTATTTGTGTTGCTCACAGTCGGTATTAAGCAAGCGCTGAAAAAGCCCAATATTCGCTTTTGGTATGACAGCAAGCTGCTGACCTTACCCGGTATCGGCAAAGTGAGTCGGGGTTTAAATACTGCGCGTTTTGCTCGTACCCTAAGCATTCTTTCTTCCAGTGCTGTGCCGCTGCTTGAGGGGATGAAAATTTCAGGTCATGTGCTTGCTAACGAGAAGATTAAAGCGGCCGTTGCCGAGGCGGCTACTCGAGTTAGTGAAGGGGCTAGCCTTCGAGCGGCGCTTGAGCAAACTAAGCTTTTCCCGCCCATGATGCTACATATGATAGCCAGTGGTGAGAAGTCAGGCGAGTTAGAGCAAATGTTAGAGCGCGCCGCCGATAACCAAGATCGTGAGTTTGAGACCATGGTCAATGTGTCACTTAAACTTTTGGAACCCGCGATGATAGCAACCATGGCTATTATCGTGTTATTTATCGTAATGGCCATATTGCAACCGATTATGGCGATGAACAAGGCCATTGGCTTATAA
- the gspI gene encoding type II secretion system minor pseudopilin GspI has translation MNRGRGWRYQGFTLLEVMVALSICAMAGIAAMQISGEHINHLSTIEEQTYASWVAENQLVEIRAQGDKWAAKNNHKGKVELAGQTWYWQQKVTRTADSSFVKVDIEVYTDEQYEQFAYTLSTYIDKEAKSNGRR, from the coding sequence ATGAATCGAGGCAGAGGTTGGCGGTATCAGGGCTTTACGTTGTTGGAAGTTATGGTGGCCTTAAGTATATGCGCCATGGCTGGCATCGCGGCGATGCAAATCAGCGGCGAGCATATTAATCACTTAAGTACCATCGAAGAGCAAACCTATGCGTCTTGGGTGGCAGAAAACCAGTTAGTTGAAATTCGTGCTCAAGGTGACAAGTGGGCTGCTAAAAATAACCATAAAGGCAAAGTCGAGTTGGCTGGACAAACCTGGTATTGGCAGCAAAAAGTCACGCGCACGGCGGACAGTAGCTTTGTAAAAGTGGATATCGAGGTGTACACCGATGAGCAATACGAGCAGTTTGCTTACACCCTGTCCACCTATATCGATAAAGAGGCCAAAAGCAATGGCCGGCGCTAA
- the gspE gene encoding type II secretion system ATPase GspE, whose amino-acid sequence MEVSETVATAPLRLPFAFARRFQVLLVEHDETLLLYHSHDLEPQVMLEVRRFAGRGFSVERLPEDKFELVLEAAYQRDSSETQQLMEDIGNEADLFSLAEELPQTEDLLAADDDAPIIKLINAMLGEAIKEGASDIHIETFEQELVIRFRVDGVLKEVLKPNRKLASLLVSRIKVMAKLDIAEKRVPQDGRISLRIAGRAVDVRVSTMPSSFGERVVLRLLDKNNARLDLQDLGMTRRNQELFAELIRKPHGIILVTGPTGSGKSTTLYAGMTAINSRDRNILTVEDPVEYEIPGIGQTQVNPKVDMTFARGLRAILRQDPDVVMVGEIRDLETAQIGVQASLTGHLVLSTLHTNTAAGAITRMEDMGVEPFLLSSSLLGVLSQRLVRTLCNNCKQAHEADESECQLLGVPAENPPTIYRAQGCEECNYNGYKGRTGIHELLVVDDHIRELIHNGHGEQMVEKYVRQHSPSIRQDGCSRVLAGKTTLEEVLRVTREEQ is encoded by the coding sequence ATGGAGGTATCAGAAACCGTTGCCACAGCGCCACTGCGACTGCCATTTGCCTTTGCACGCCGCTTTCAAGTGCTATTGGTAGAGCATGATGAGACGTTACTGCTTTACCATAGCCATGATTTAGAGCCTCAGGTTATGTTGGAGGTGCGCCGCTTCGCAGGCCGAGGGTTTAGCGTAGAACGGTTGCCGGAAGACAAATTCGAACTCGTCCTTGAGGCGGCCTATCAACGCGATAGTTCGGAAACCCAGCAGCTAATGGAAGATATCGGCAATGAGGCCGATTTATTCTCTCTCGCCGAGGAGCTGCCGCAAACCGAAGACTTGCTCGCTGCTGACGATGATGCGCCGATTATCAAGCTGATTAACGCCATGTTGGGCGAGGCTATCAAAGAGGGTGCATCGGATATCCATATCGAAACCTTCGAGCAAGAGCTTGTGATTCGTTTTCGCGTCGATGGCGTGCTCAAAGAGGTGCTCAAGCCTAATCGCAAGCTAGCTTCGCTGCTCGTATCGCGTATTAAAGTTATGGCTAAACTGGATATTGCTGAAAAGCGTGTTCCTCAAGATGGTCGTATCAGCCTACGCATTGCTGGGCGCGCGGTTGACGTGCGGGTGTCAACGATGCCATCAAGCTTTGGTGAGCGGGTGGTGCTGCGTCTACTTGATAAAAACAATGCCCGCCTTGATTTACAAGACCTGGGAATGACGCGACGCAACCAAGAACTGTTTGCGGAGCTCATTCGTAAACCCCATGGCATTATTCTCGTAACCGGCCCAACAGGTTCGGGTAAAAGTACCACCCTGTATGCGGGAATGACGGCTATTAATAGCCGAGATCGCAATATCCTCACCGTTGAAGACCCTGTTGAGTACGAGATCCCCGGTATCGGCCAAACTCAGGTCAATCCGAAAGTGGATATGACGTTTGCGCGTGGTCTGCGAGCTATTTTGCGTCAAGATCCAGATGTGGTGATGGTAGGTGAAATTCGTGATTTAGAAACCGCGCAAATTGGTGTTCAGGCGTCACTGACCGGTCACTTAGTACTGTCAACTTTGCACACCAACACCGCAGCCGGGGCGATCACCCGTATGGAAGATATGGGGGTAGAACCTTTCTTACTGTCCTCGTCGCTGTTAGGAGTCTTGTCTCAACGTTTAGTGCGCACCTTGTGTAATAATTGCAAGCAGGCCCATGAAGCTGATGAAAGTGAATGCCAGCTATTGGGTGTGCCCGCTGAAAACCCACCCACTATCTATCGCGCCCAAGGCTGTGAAGAATGTAACTATAACGGTTATAAAGGGCGTACCGGTATTCATGAGTTATTAGTGGTGGACGACCATATTCGTGAGCTGATTCATAACGGCCATGGTGAGCAAATGGTTGAGAAATATGTGCGTCAGCACAGCCCAAGTATTCGCCAAGATGGCTGCTCTAGAGTTCTTGCTGGGAAAACGACTTTGGAAGAAGTGTTACGGGTTACCCGTGAGGAGCAATAG
- the gspK gene encoding type II secretion system minor pseudopilin GspK, translated as MAKSKQSARGAALVIVLFIVALATTIAAQMSINLMVQVQKSTNLDDFRQAKWYAYAAEALAQKVLRESIEKEPDKMHLQQPWALAADTPYPVENGTISGAIRDLQTCLNLNALRAEPSAAEGGFVKSNPAHKALLALLKEVEELPAQESEEAMADSVFDWLDEDSITMRSGAEEDEYLSRDVPYLTANNFFADISELRLVKGFNPLVMQKIAPYVCVIPDDELFSINVNTITEDQALLLAAMVNGLSESGAQAVIAARPDEGFDELNEFTTEVKKQGGQDVKADDERFVLKSEYFQLQTTATFVDFEFTMTSLLQADKNNVTILARKFGGVQ; from the coding sequence GTGGCGAAAAGTAAACAGTCAGCTCGTGGTGCAGCGCTGGTTATCGTGTTGTTTATTGTCGCCTTGGCGACGACTATAGCGGCGCAAATGAGCATCAATTTAATGGTGCAAGTGCAAAAGTCTACGAATTTAGACGATTTCCGCCAGGCGAAATGGTATGCCTATGCAGCGGAAGCGCTGGCACAAAAAGTGTTGCGGGAAAGTATTGAAAAAGAGCCCGATAAAATGCATTTACAACAACCTTGGGCACTCGCCGCTGACACCCCTTATCCGGTGGAAAACGGCACCATTAGTGGTGCGATAAGGGACTTACAAACGTGCTTAAACTTAAATGCCTTGCGCGCTGAGCCCAGTGCTGCTGAAGGCGGCTTTGTTAAATCAAATCCTGCGCACAAGGCGCTGCTAGCCTTGCTCAAAGAAGTTGAGGAGTTGCCTGCGCAAGAGTCGGAAGAGGCCATGGCTGACAGTGTCTTTGATTGGCTTGATGAAGACAGTATTACCATGCGTTCAGGCGCGGAAGAAGATGAGTATTTGTCACGTGATGTGCCTTACTTAACCGCCAATAACTTCTTCGCCGATATTTCAGAGCTGCGTTTAGTGAAGGGCTTTAACCCCTTAGTCATGCAGAAAATAGCGCCCTATGTGTGTGTTATTCCTGATGACGAGCTGTTTTCTATTAACGTCAATACCATTACTGAAGATCAGGCGCTGTTGTTGGCAGCAATGGTCAATGGTCTCAGTGAGTCAGGTGCGCAGGCGGTGATTGCCGCTCGTCCCGACGAAGGATTCGATGAGCTCAATGAGTTCACCACAGAAGTAAAAAAGCAAGGCGGACAGGATGTGAAGGCAGATGATGAGCGTTTTGTGTTGAAAAGTGAGTACTTTCAATTACAAACCACCGCTACCTTCGTTGATTTCGAGTTTACTATGACGTCATTACTACAAGCAGATAAAAACAACGTAACTATTTTGGCGCGAAAATTTGGAGGCGTGCAGTGA
- the gspL gene encoding type II secretion system protein GspL — MRESLLIHVGERPDQPIHWLVYNRSENEIIGSGQLHDANELEQLATKAHNRECTLVLPSAQVQCHRVQLPTKWSRKLEQALPYMIEEQVAVDVDSLFIAHGQAHSDGEQHFIQVALVNRQWLQNWLSVLSDAQLLVEHIHSDALLLPEPQPQRATAMAVNEHSFLVRYGAWHGAQLEPQWAEAFLSAVGVQTLDLYSPLPGYHSEQIATEVHEEKFELPLAMFATASSPIDLRQGEFAYKKQSYGWLKTWRPAMVAAAVTLVFMLGVKGAQLYHYSSQAEATKAQVISTYERAFPGTKVRPHLLRSQINGALKESGQGPSAQFLLLLQDFADVVQQSKQFVPQTLRFDQRRNELRVGARGQDFQSFGQVKAKLEQRGLDVEQGSLNNDGESVIGELRIRGAQ; from the coding sequence GTGAGAGAGTCCTTACTGATCCACGTGGGCGAGCGCCCCGATCAGCCCATACATTGGCTGGTCTATAACCGCAGTGAAAATGAAATTATTGGCAGTGGTCAACTACATGATGCCAATGAATTAGAGCAGTTAGCAACGAAAGCACATAACCGTGAGTGCACCTTAGTGTTACCCAGCGCTCAGGTGCAATGTCACCGCGTGCAATTGCCGACTAAGTGGAGCCGCAAGCTAGAGCAAGCGCTTCCTTATATGATTGAGGAGCAGGTTGCCGTTGATGTCGACAGCTTGTTTATCGCTCACGGCCAGGCGCACAGTGATGGCGAGCAGCACTTCATTCAGGTTGCTTTGGTGAACCGTCAATGGTTGCAAAATTGGCTATCAGTATTGAGCGATGCGCAATTGCTTGTCGAGCATATTCACAGTGATGCTCTGTTATTACCGGAGCCTCAGCCACAGCGAGCTACAGCGATGGCTGTCAATGAGCATAGCTTTTTGGTGCGCTATGGAGCGTGGCATGGTGCACAGCTAGAGCCACAGTGGGCCGAAGCCTTTTTAAGTGCCGTTGGCGTACAAACCTTAGACTTGTATAGCCCGTTGCCTGGTTATCACAGTGAGCAGATAGCCACCGAAGTACATGAAGAGAAGTTTGAGTTACCTTTGGCGATGTTCGCCACCGCCTCGTCGCCAATCGATCTTCGCCAAGGCGAATTTGCTTATAAAAAGCAAAGCTATGGCTGGTTAAAAACTTGGCGCCCGGCGATGGTGGCGGCAGCGGTGACCTTGGTCTTTATGCTTGGGGTTAAAGGCGCGCAGCTTTATCACTATAGCAGCCAAGCTGAAGCAACCAAGGCTCAGGTGATCAGCACTTATGAACGTGCTTTCCCAGGCACTAAAGTGCGTCCTCATTTATTACGGAGCCAGATTAACGGTGCTTTGAAAGAAAGTGGCCAAGGGCCGAGCGCCCAATTTTTATTATTACTACAAGATTTTGCCGATGTGGTGCAACAAAGCAAACAGTTTGTGCCGCAAACATTACGCTTTGACCAACGTCGCAATGAACTGCGCGTAGGGGCTCGAGGACAAGATTTCCAAAGTTTTGGGCAGGTAAAAGCCAAACTCGAGCAGCGCGGTTTAGATGTTGAGCAAGGCTCACTCAATAACGATGGTGAAAGTGTCATCGGCGAGTTAAGAATAAGGGGAGCACAATGA
- the gspH gene encoding type II secretion system minor pseudopilin GspH produces the protein MAVARHRGFSLIEILVVLAIIAFTANLVVYSIDDSHEDELEQHALALQTSINYASEYAILNQRQLGLYIADNGYEFLTYAEQEWRPLEDAEGVLKGKQFEPPFELTLNQEDLPWAQDSLLNAVDWQQLLGVDEEDFLELEKMKIPQVMILSSGEVSPFELALAVDSREEELMPYTITGEFMAPVALDREQWP, from the coding sequence ATGGCAGTTGCTCGTCATCGTGGCTTTAGTTTAATCGAGATTTTAGTGGTTTTAGCGATCATCGCTTTTACCGCTAACCTCGTGGTATACAGCATCGATGACTCACATGAGGATGAGCTCGAGCAACACGCCCTCGCGCTGCAGACCAGTATTAATTATGCCTCTGAGTACGCCATTTTAAATCAGCGTCAATTAGGGTTGTATATTGCTGATAATGGCTATGAGTTTTTAACCTATGCTGAGCAGGAATGGCGGCCATTGGAAGATGCCGAAGGGGTACTGAAAGGCAAGCAATTCGAACCGCCTTTTGAGTTGACCCTGAATCAAGAAGATTTGCCATGGGCGCAAGATAGCCTGCTCAATGCCGTCGACTGGCAGCAGCTTTTAGGGGTCGATGAAGAGGACTTCCTTGAGCTGGAAAAAATGAAAATCCCGCAAGTGATGATCCTTTCCTCTGGAGAGGTCAGCCCGTTTGAGCTGGCGTTGGCCGTGGATAGCCGTGAAGAAGAGCTTATGCCATACACCATAACCGGTGAGTTTATGGCTCCCGTGGCACTTGATAGAGAGCAGTGGCCATGA
- the ccoG gene encoding cytochrome c oxidase accessory protein CcoG has protein sequence MDKEQRIKVKNIPTDVKIEKPSAAQSDRFNPRNRIYVRAVTGLHQLLRQRIGLVGMLAFMLLPWINYNGQQAVLFDLMNQHFTIFGLTFLPQDLTILAFIFMIAAFALFLVTTFYGRVWCGYTCPQTVWTFIFIWFEEKIEGTANQRKKLDQRPMDFDKFWRKTAKHGSWLLFSLYTAITFVGYFTPIRELLPDFFTFSAGGYAVLSIAVFTLCTYGNAGWMREIMCLHICPYSRFQSAMFDKDTFTVSYDAKRGEKRGPRGRKQDPKELGLGDCIDCNLCVQVCPTGIDIRNGLQYECINCGACIDACDGVMDKMNYPRGLISYTTERNLEASAEKTKPVRGKLIGYSVILFILIGALAANIMMRVPMDLDIIRDRNQLYRVNMEGLVENTYTLKILNKAQQEQRFRVEVQGLEHYQVIGEQEFTVQPGRSHNVPLSVIIDPYDLRKPMTEFEFVLYPVDSPDTQLKQSSNFFKGR, from the coding sequence ATGGATAAAGAGCAGCGGATCAAGGTAAAAAATATCCCTACTGACGTGAAGATCGAAAAGCCCAGTGCGGCGCAAAGCGATCGATTTAATCCCCGTAACCGCATTTACGTTCGCGCTGTAACAGGCCTCCATCAATTGTTACGTCAACGTATTGGTCTGGTAGGAATGTTGGCCTTTATGTTACTTCCTTGGATTAATTACAATGGCCAGCAAGCAGTGTTATTCGATTTAATGAACCAGCACTTCACCATTTTTGGACTGACGTTTTTACCGCAAGACCTCACCATTCTCGCGTTTATTTTTATGATTGCTGCCTTTGCGCTGTTTTTGGTGACTACCTTTTACGGCCGAGTATGGTGTGGTTATACCTGCCCGCAAACCGTGTGGACGTTTATTTTTATTTGGTTCGAAGAGAAGATAGAGGGCACTGCAAACCAGCGTAAAAAGTTGGATCAGCGCCCCATGGACTTTGATAAGTTTTGGCGTAAAACAGCCAAGCATGGTAGCTGGCTGCTTTTCTCTCTCTATACCGCTATTACCTTCGTTGGCTACTTCACTCCTATTCGTGAGTTGTTGCCCGACTTTTTTACCTTTTCAGCCGGTGGTTATGCGGTATTAAGTATTGCTGTCTTTACGCTATGCACCTACGGTAATGCTGGGTGGATGCGCGAAATCATGTGTTTGCATATTTGTCCTTACTCACGTTTCCAATCAGCCATGTTTGATAAAGATACCTTCACAGTCAGTTACGATGCTAAGCGCGGTGAGAAACGTGGTCCACGTGGGCGCAAACAAGATCCAAAGGAACTGGGTTTGGGCGATTGCATCGACTGTAACTTGTGTGTGCAAGTGTGCCCGACCGGCATCGATATTCGTAACGGCCTACAGTATGAGTGTATAAACTGTGGCGCCTGTATTGATGCCTGCGATGGCGTGATGGATAAAATGAATTATCCACGCGGGCTCATCTCCTACACCACCGAGCGCAATCTTGAAGCGTCGGCAGAGAAAACTAAACCCGTTCGTGGCAAGCTGATTGGCTATTCAGTCATTCTATTTATTCTTATTGGTGCGCTGGCGGCCAATATTATGATGCGCGTGCCGATGGACTTAGACATTATCCGCGATCGTAATCAGCTGTATCGAGTCAATATGGAAGGCTTGGTAGAGAATACCTATACCTTAAAAATTCTTAATAAAGCCCAGCAGGAACAGCGTTTTAGAGTCGAAGTGCAGGGGCTGGAGCATTATCAAGTAATTGGTGAGCAGGAGTTCACCGTGCAGCCTGGGCGCTCCCATAATGTACCGTTGTCGGTGATCATTGACCCTTATGACTTACGTAAGCCAATGACCGAATTTGAGTTTGTGCTTTACCCAGTGGATAGCCCTGACACTCAGCTTAAGCAATCCAGCAACTTCTTTAAAGGGCGCTAA